The Bosea sp. F3-2 genome window below encodes:
- the blh gene encoding bifunctional sulfur transferase/dioxygenase Blh, whose protein sequence is MTAVKIDDRLTVTSHPSQDTLAALAAAGFTTIINNRPDGEEPGQPGSAAEKAILERAGLAFYFIPVTAATITEADIRSFQEAVSGAKGLVYAHCRSGTRSLTLHVLGEVLAGRMKPGEIEAFGRAHGFDLSGAVQWLARDAARAPQVKSFYEPRTGSIQYVVADPKTRRCAIIDPVYEFDEKSGATATRQADEILAYVAREGLTVEWILDTHPHADHFSAAHYLKQKTGAPTAIGARVTDVQKLWQAIFNCPELATDGSQWDRLFADGDSFKVGELMGRVMFSPGHTLASVTYVIGDAAFVHDTVFMPDSGTARADFPGGSARALWASIQAILALPDDTRLFTGHDYEPGGRAAKWESTVGEQKRANPHLAGMTEERFVALREARDRTLPMPKLILHALQVNIRGGRLPEPEANGRRYLKFPLDTLVGAAW, encoded by the coding sequence ATGACTGCGGTGAAGATCGACGACCGGCTGACGGTCACCAGCCATCCGAGCCAAGACACGCTCGCCGCGCTGGCGGCTGCCGGCTTCACCACCATCATCAACAACCGGCCCGACGGCGAGGAGCCGGGACAGCCTGGCAGCGCCGCCGAGAAGGCAATTCTTGAGCGGGCCGGCCTTGCCTTTTACTTCATCCCCGTGACGGCGGCGACGATCACCGAAGCCGATATCCGTTCCTTCCAGGAGGCGGTGTCCGGGGCCAAAGGGCTTGTCTACGCCCATTGCCGCAGCGGCACGCGATCATTGACGCTGCATGTACTAGGCGAGGTGCTGGCAGGGCGGATGAAGCCCGGCGAGATCGAGGCCTTCGGCCGCGCGCACGGCTTCGATCTCTCGGGCGCGGTGCAGTGGCTCGCCCGGGATGCCGCCCGGGCGCCGCAGGTGAAAAGCTTTTACGAGCCGCGCACCGGCAGCATCCAGTATGTCGTCGCTGATCCGAAGACGAGGCGCTGCGCGATCATCGATCCGGTCTATGAGTTCGATGAGAAGTCCGGGGCGACCGCCACGCGTCAGGCCGACGAGATTCTCGCCTATGTGGCGCGCGAGGGGCTCACCGTCGAGTGGATTCTCGACACCCATCCTCACGCCGATCACTTCTCGGCCGCTCACTATCTCAAGCAGAAGACAGGCGCCCCGACCGCCATCGGCGCGCGCGTCACGGATGTCCAGAAGCTCTGGCAGGCCATCTTTAACTGTCCGGAACTGGCGACCGACGGCTCGCAATGGGACCGGCTCTTCGCCGACGGCGACAGCTTCAAGGTGGGCGAGCTCATGGGGCGCGTGATGTTCTCGCCGGGCCACACCCTTGCCTCCGTGACCTATGTGATCGGCGATGCGGCGTTCGTGCACGATACGGTCTTCATGCCGGATTCCGGCACTGCGCGGGCAGATTTTCCGGGCGGCAGCGCCAGGGCACTGTGGGCGTCGATCCAGGCGATTCTGGCCTTGCCGGACGATACGCGCCTGTTCACCGGGCACGATTACGAGCCAGGCGGGCGCGCCGCCAAATGGGAGAGCACGGTTGGCGAGCAGAAGCGCGCGAACCCGCATCTCGCCGGCATGACGGAGGAGCGCTTCGTCGCGCTGCGGGAGGCGCGCGACCGCACCCTGCCGATGCCGAAGCTGATCCTGCATGCGCTGCAGGTGAACATCCGCGGCGGCCGGCTGCCGGAGCCCGAAGCCAACGGCAGGCGCTATCTCAAATTCCCGCTCGATACGCTCGTGGGGGCCGCGTGGTGA